The following proteins are encoded in a genomic region of Drosophila willistoni isolate 14030-0811.24 chromosome 3R, UCI_dwil_1.1, whole genome shotgun sequence:
- the LOC6648199 gene encoding V-type proton ATPase 116 kDa subunit a1 isoform X3, translated as MGSLFRSEEMALCQLFLQSEAAYACVSELGELGLVQFRDLNPDVNAFQRKFVNEVRRCDEMERKLRYLEKEIKKDGIPMLDTGESPEAPQPREMIDLEATFEKLENELREVNQNAEALKRNFLELTELKHILRKTQVFFDEQEGGVNHTTESMTRALITDEARTAGASMGPVQLGYMDKSNEREDYLPCFVAGVILRERLPAFERMLWRACRGNVFLRQAMIETPLEDPTNGDQVHKSVFIIFFQGDQLKTRVKKICEGFRATLYPCPEAPADRREMAMGVMTRIEDLNTVLGQTQDHRHRVLVAAAKNLKNWFVKVRKIKAIYHTLNLFNLDVTQKCLIAECWVPLLDIETIQLALRRGTERSGSSVPPILNRMQTFENPPTYNRTNKFTKAFQALIDAYGVASYREMNPAPYTIITFPFLFAVMFGDLGHGALMALFGLWMIRKEKGLAAQKTDNEIWNIFFGGRYIIFLMGAFSMYTGLIYNDIFSKSLNIFGSHWRLSYNTSTVMENKLLQLNPNSTDYVGDPYPFGLDPIWQVATSNKIIFHNGYKMKISIIFGVIHMIFGVIMSWHNHTYFRNRLSLIYEFIPQLVFLVLLFFYLVLLMFIKWNRYAATNPMPYSESCAPSILITFIDMVLFNTPKTPPTGCEVYMFWGQSFIQTVFVLVALACIPVMLLGKPWKIMQARKLANEEVQPIAGATSDAEIGGNSNGGSHGGAGAGGHHDEEEMSEIFIHQGIHTIEYVLGSVSHTASYLRLWALSLAHAQLAEVLWTMVLSIGLKQEGWLGGVILTFVFAFWAVLTVGILVLMEGLSAFLHTLRLHWVEFQSKFYMGQGYAFLPFSFDAIIENGGASSSEAE; from the exons ATGGGATCGTTATTCCGCAGCGAGGAGATGGCCTTGTGCCAGCTCTTCCTACAGAGCGAGGCGGCCTATGCTTGTGTCTCTGAGCTAGGCGAGTTGGGTTTAGTGCAGTTCCGCGAT CTAAATCCCGATGTGAATGCCTTTCAGCGTAAATTTGTGAATGAAGTGCGACGTTGCGATGAGATGGAACGCAAATTGCGTTATTTGGAGAAGGAGATCAAAAAGGATGGCATACCCATGCTGGATACTGGCGAAAGTCCTGAAGCCCCGCAGCCACGTGAAATGATCGATTTGGAA GCCACGTTTGAGAAACTCGAGAACGAGCTGAGGGAAGTTAATCAGAATGCTGAAGCCCTGAAACGTAACTTTCTGGAGTTGACCGAACTGAAGCATATTTTGCGGAAGACGCAAGTTTTCTTTGATGAG cAAGAGGGAGGTGTGAACCATACCACTGAATCGATGACACGTGCCCTTATTACCGATGAAGCACGCACCGCTGGTGCATCCATGGGTCCCGTTCAGCTCGG TTATATGGATAAATCAAATGAACGTGAGGATTATCTACCATG TTTTGTGGCTGGCGTTATTTTGCGCGAGAGATTACCCGCCTTTGAACGGATGCTGTGGCGTGCCTGCCGTGGCAATGTGTTCCTGCGTCAGGCTATGATCGAAACCCCCTTGGAGGATCCCACCAAT GGCGATCAGGTGCACAAGTCAGTGTTCATTATCTTCTTTCAAGGCGATCAGTTAAAGACACGCGTTAAGAAGATTTGTGAGGGTTTCCGGGCTACTTTATATCCTTGCCCTGAGGCTCCTGCCGATCGTCGTGAAATGGCTATGGGTGTAATGACTCGTATTGAGGATTTGAATACGGTTTTGGGCCAAACCCAAGATCATCGCCATCGAGTGTTGGTAGCTGCTGCTAAGAACCTTAAGAATTGGTTTGTTAAGGTCCGCAAAATCAAGGCCATCTACCATACATTGAATCTCTTCAATTTGGATGTGACACAGAAGTGTTTGATTGCCGAATGTTGGGTGCCCTTGTTGGACATAGAGACCATACAATTGGCTTTGCGACGTGGCACAGAGCGTTCGGGTTCGTCGGTGCCGCCGATTTTAAATCGAATGCAAACATTCGAAAATCCTCCGACATATAATCGGACAAACAAGTTTACTAAAGCCTTTCAGGCCCTAATCGATGCCTATGGAGTGGCCAGCTATCGCGAAATGAATCCTGCTCCTTACACGATTATAACATTTCCCTTCCTGTTCGCTGTGATGTTTGGCGATTTGGGTCATGGTGCTCTAATGGCTCTCTTTGGCTTGTGGATGATACGCAAGGAGAAAGGATTGGCCGCCCAGAAGACGGATAACGAGATTTGGAACATTTTCTTTGGTGGTCGTTACATTATCTTTTTAATGGGCGCCTTCTCCATGTACACTGGTCTCATCTACAACGACATCTTCTCGAAATCTTTAAACATATTTGGATCCCATTGGCGTTTATCTTACAACACATCGACTGTAATGGAAAATAAGTTACTTCAATTGAATCCGAATTCAACTGACTATGTGGGAGATCCTTATCCATTTGGCTTGGATCCCATTTGGCAAGTGGCTACATccaataaaataattttccaCAATGGTTACAAAATGAAGATTTCGATTATTTTTGGTGTCATACACATGATCTTTGGCGTCATTATGAGCTGGCATAATCATACCTATTTCCGTAATCGTCTGTCGCTGATCTATGAGTTCATTCCCCAGCTTGTGTTCCTGGTTCTGCTCTTCTTCTACTTGGTGCTCTTGATGTTTATTAAATGGAATCGATATGCTGCCACAAATCCCA TGCCCTATTCGGAATCGTGTGCTCCATCAATTTTAATCACCTTCATTGATATGGTTCTGTTTAATACTCCAAAAACGCCGCCAACGGGCTGTGAGGTTTATATGTTCTGGGGCCAATCTTTCATTCAGACAGTATTTGTTCTAGTTGCTCTCGCTTGCATTCCTGTCATGCTGTTGGGCAAACCATGGAAAATCATGCAAGCCCGCAAATTGGCCAAC GAAGAG GTTCAACCCATAGCTGGAGCTACATCTGATGCGGAAATTGGTGGTAATTCTAATGGTGGTTCCCACGGAGGGGCTGGTGCTGGTGGTCATCATGATGAGGAGGAAATGTCCGAGATATTCATACATCAGGGCATACATACCATTGAGTATGTGCTTGGTTCTGTTTCGCATACCGCCTCATATTTACGATTGTGGGCTCTGTCATTGGCTCATGCAC AGCTTGCCGAAGTCCTGTGGACCATGGTATTATCCATTGGACTCAAACAAGAGGGCTGGCTTGGCGGTGTTATTTTGACCTTCGTTTTTGCTTTCTGGGCTGTTTTAACTGTTGGCATTTTGGTGCTAATGGAAGGTCTATCTGCCTTCTTGCACACTTTGCGTTTGCACTG GGTTGAGTTCCAGAGTAAATTCTACATGGGCCAGGGTTATGCCTTTTTGCCGTTCTCATTCGATGCCATCATCGAGAATGGAGGAGCTTCTTCTAGCGAGGCTGAATAA
- the LOC6648199 gene encoding V-type proton ATPase 116 kDa subunit a1 isoform X4 encodes MGSLFRSEEMALCQLFLQSEAAYACVSELGELGLVQFRDLNPDVNAFQRKFVNEVRRCDEMERKLRYLEKEIKKDGIPMLDTGESPEAPQPREMIDLEATFEKLENELREVNQNAEALKRNFLELTELKHILRKTQVFFDEQEGGVNHTTESMTRALITDEARTAGASMGPVQLGYMDKSNEREDYLPCFVAGVILRERLPAFERMLWRACRGNVFLRQAMIETPLEDPTNGDQVHKSVFIIFFQGDQLKTRVKKICEGFRATLYPCPEAPADRREMAMGVMTRIEDLNTVLGQTQDHRHRVLVAAAKNLKNWFVKVRKIKAIYHTLNLFNLDVTQKCLIAECWVPLLDIETIQLALRRGTERSGSSVPPILNRMQTFENPPTYNRTNKFTKAFQALIDAYGVASYREMNPAPYTIITFPFLFAVMFGDLGHGALMALFGLWMIRKEKGLAAQKTDNEIWNIFFGGRYIIFLMGAFSMYTGLIYNDIFSKSLNIFGSHWRLSYNTSTVMENKLLQLNPNSTDYVGDPYPFGLDPIWQVATSNKIIFHNGYKMKISIIFGVIHMIFGVIMSWHNHTYFRNRLSLIYEFIPQLVFLVLLFFYLVLLMFIKWNRYAATNPMPYSESCAPSILITFIDMVLFNTPKTPPTGCEVYMFWGQSFIQTVFVLVALACIPVMLLGKPWKIMQARKLANVQPIAGATSDAEIGGNSNGGSHGGAGAGGHHDEEEMSEIFIHQGIHTIEYVLGSVSHTASYLRLWALSLAHAQLAEVLWTMVLSIGLKQEGWLGGVILTFVFAFWAVLTVGILVLMEGLSAFLHTLRLHWVEFQSKFYMGQGYAFLPFSFDAIIENGGASSSEAE; translated from the exons ATGGGATCGTTATTCCGCAGCGAGGAGATGGCCTTGTGCCAGCTCTTCCTACAGAGCGAGGCGGCCTATGCTTGTGTCTCTGAGCTAGGCGAGTTGGGTTTAGTGCAGTTCCGCGAT CTAAATCCCGATGTGAATGCCTTTCAGCGTAAATTTGTGAATGAAGTGCGACGTTGCGATGAGATGGAACGCAAATTGCGTTATTTGGAGAAGGAGATCAAAAAGGATGGCATACCCATGCTGGATACTGGCGAAAGTCCTGAAGCCCCGCAGCCACGTGAAATGATCGATTTGGAA GCCACGTTTGAGAAACTCGAGAACGAGCTGAGGGAAGTTAATCAGAATGCTGAAGCCCTGAAACGTAACTTTCTGGAGTTGACCGAACTGAAGCATATTTTGCGGAAGACGCAAGTTTTCTTTGATGAG cAAGAGGGAGGTGTGAACCATACCACTGAATCGATGACACGTGCCCTTATTACCGATGAAGCACGCACCGCTGGTGCATCCATGGGTCCCGTTCAGCTCGG TTATATGGATAAATCAAATGAACGTGAGGATTATCTACCATG TTTTGTGGCTGGCGTTATTTTGCGCGAGAGATTACCCGCCTTTGAACGGATGCTGTGGCGTGCCTGCCGTGGCAATGTGTTCCTGCGTCAGGCTATGATCGAAACCCCCTTGGAGGATCCCACCAAT GGCGATCAGGTGCACAAGTCAGTGTTCATTATCTTCTTTCAAGGCGATCAGTTAAAGACACGCGTTAAGAAGATTTGTGAGGGTTTCCGGGCTACTTTATATCCTTGCCCTGAGGCTCCTGCCGATCGTCGTGAAATGGCTATGGGTGTAATGACTCGTATTGAGGATTTGAATACGGTTTTGGGCCAAACCCAAGATCATCGCCATCGAGTGTTGGTAGCTGCTGCTAAGAACCTTAAGAATTGGTTTGTTAAGGTCCGCAAAATCAAGGCCATCTACCATACATTGAATCTCTTCAATTTGGATGTGACACAGAAGTGTTTGATTGCCGAATGTTGGGTGCCCTTGTTGGACATAGAGACCATACAATTGGCTTTGCGACGTGGCACAGAGCGTTCGGGTTCGTCGGTGCCGCCGATTTTAAATCGAATGCAAACATTCGAAAATCCTCCGACATATAATCGGACAAACAAGTTTACTAAAGCCTTTCAGGCCCTAATCGATGCCTATGGAGTGGCCAGCTATCGCGAAATGAATCCTGCTCCTTACACGATTATAACATTTCCCTTCCTGTTCGCTGTGATGTTTGGCGATTTGGGTCATGGTGCTCTAATGGCTCTCTTTGGCTTGTGGATGATACGCAAGGAGAAAGGATTGGCCGCCCAGAAGACGGATAACGAGATTTGGAACATTTTCTTTGGTGGTCGTTACATTATCTTTTTAATGGGCGCCTTCTCCATGTACACTGGTCTCATCTACAACGACATCTTCTCGAAATCTTTAAACATATTTGGATCCCATTGGCGTTTATCTTACAACACATCGACTGTAATGGAAAATAAGTTACTTCAATTGAATCCGAATTCAACTGACTATGTGGGAGATCCTTATCCATTTGGCTTGGATCCCATTTGGCAAGTGGCTACATccaataaaataattttccaCAATGGTTACAAAATGAAGATTTCGATTATTTTTGGTGTCATACACATGATCTTTGGCGTCATTATGAGCTGGCATAATCATACCTATTTCCGTAATCGTCTGTCGCTGATCTATGAGTTCATTCCCCAGCTTGTGTTCCTGGTTCTGCTCTTCTTCTACTTGGTGCTCTTGATGTTTATTAAATGGAATCGATATGCTGCCACAAATCCCA TGCCCTATTCGGAATCGTGTGCTCCATCAATTTTAATCACCTTCATTGATATGGTTCTGTTTAATACTCCAAAAACGCCGCCAACGGGCTGTGAGGTTTATATGTTCTGGGGCCAATCTTTCATTCAGACAGTATTTGTTCTAGTTGCTCTCGCTTGCATTCCTGTCATGCTGTTGGGCAAACCATGGAAAATCATGCAAGCCCGCAAATTGGCCAAC GTTCAACCCATAGCTGGAGCTACATCTGATGCGGAAATTGGTGGTAATTCTAATGGTGGTTCCCACGGAGGGGCTGGTGCTGGTGGTCATCATGATGAGGAGGAAATGTCCGAGATATTCATACATCAGGGCATACATACCATTGAGTATGTGCTTGGTTCTGTTTCGCATACCGCCTCATATTTACGATTGTGGGCTCTGTCATTGGCTCATGCAC AGCTTGCCGAAGTCCTGTGGACCATGGTATTATCCATTGGACTCAAACAAGAGGGCTGGCTTGGCGGTGTTATTTTGACCTTCGTTTTTGCTTTCTGGGCTGTTTTAACTGTTGGCATTTTGGTGCTAATGGAAGGTCTATCTGCCTTCTTGCACACTTTGCGTTTGCACTG GGTTGAGTTCCAGAGTAAATTCTACATGGGCCAGGGTTATGCCTTTTTGCCGTTCTCATTCGATGCCATCATCGAGAATGGAGGAGCTTCTTCTAGCGAGGCTGAATAA
- the LOC6648199 gene encoding V-type proton ATPase 116 kDa subunit a1 isoform X2, protein MGSLFRSEEMALCQLFLQSEAAYACVSELGELGLVQFRDLNPDVNAFQRKFVNEVRRCDEMERKLRYLEKEIKKDGIPMLDTGESPEAPQPREMIDLEATFEKLENELREVNQNAEALKRNFLELTELKHILRKTQVFFDESVPTVYKSNVYSSNKYRRYQQMADNQNEDEQAQLLGEEGVRASQPGQNLKLGFVAGVILRERLPAFERMLWRACRGNVFLRQAMIETPLEDPTNGDQVHKSVFIIFFQGDQLKTRVKKICEGFRATLYPCPEAPADRREMAMGVMTRIEDLNTVLGQTQDHRHRVLVAAAKNLKNWFVKVRKIKAIYHTLNLFNLDVTQKCLIAECWVPLLDIETIQLALRRGTERSGSSVPPILNRMQTFENPPTYNRTNKFTKAFQALIDAYGVASYREMNPAPYTIITFPFLFAVMFGDLGHGALMALFGLWMIRKEKGLAAQKTDNEIWNIFFGGRYIIFLMGAFSMYTGLIYNDIFSKSLNIFGSHWRLSYNTSTVMENKLLQLNPNSTDYVGDPYPFGLDPIWQVATSNKIIFHNGYKMKISIIFGVIHMIFGVIMSWHNHTYFRNRLSLIYEFIPQLVFLVLLFFYLVLLMFIKWNRYAATNPMPYSESCAPSILITFIDMVLFNTPKTPPTGCEVYMFWGQSFIQTVFVLVALACIPVMLLGKPWKIMQARKLANVQPIAGATSDAEIGGNSNGGSHGGAGAGGHHDEEEMSEIFIHQGIHTIEYVLGSVSHTASYLRLWALSLAHAQLAEVLWTMVLSIGLKQEGWLGGVILTFVFAFWAVLTVGILVLMEGLSAFLHTLRLHWVEFQSKFYMGQGYAFLPFSFDAIIENGGASSSEAE, encoded by the exons ATGGGATCGTTATTCCGCAGCGAGGAGATGGCCTTGTGCCAGCTCTTCCTACAGAGCGAGGCGGCCTATGCTTGTGTCTCTGAGCTAGGCGAGTTGGGTTTAGTGCAGTTCCGCGAT CTAAATCCCGATGTGAATGCCTTTCAGCGTAAATTTGTGAATGAAGTGCGACGTTGCGATGAGATGGAACGCAAATTGCGTTATTTGGAGAAGGAGATCAAAAAGGATGGCATACCCATGCTGGATACTGGCGAAAGTCCTGAAGCCCCGCAGCCACGTGAAATGATCGATTTGGAA GCCACGTTTGAGAAACTCGAGAACGAGCTGAGGGAAGTTAATCAGAATGCTGAAGCCCTGAAACGTAACTTTCTGGAGTTGACCGAACTGAAGCATATTTTGCGGAAGACGCAAGTTTTCTTTGATGAG TCGGTACCAACGGTGTATAAGTCCAATGTATATTCATCCAACAAATATCGGCGCTATCAACAGATGGCCGACAACCAGAACGAGGATGAGCAAGCTCAGCTGTTGGGCGAGGAGGGTGTACGTGCCAGTCAGCCGGGCCAAAATTTAAAACTTGg TTTTGTGGCTGGCGTTATTTTGCGCGAGAGATTACCCGCCTTTGAACGGATGCTGTGGCGTGCCTGCCGTGGCAATGTGTTCCTGCGTCAGGCTATGATCGAAACCCCCTTGGAGGATCCCACCAAT GGCGATCAGGTGCACAAGTCAGTGTTCATTATCTTCTTTCAAGGCGATCAGTTAAAGACACGCGTTAAGAAGATTTGTGAGGGTTTCCGGGCTACTTTATATCCTTGCCCTGAGGCTCCTGCCGATCGTCGTGAAATGGCTATGGGTGTAATGACTCGTATTGAGGATTTGAATACGGTTTTGGGCCAAACCCAAGATCATCGCCATCGAGTGTTGGTAGCTGCTGCTAAGAACCTTAAGAATTGGTTTGTTAAGGTCCGCAAAATCAAGGCCATCTACCATACATTGAATCTCTTCAATTTGGATGTGACACAGAAGTGTTTGATTGCCGAATGTTGGGTGCCCTTGTTGGACATAGAGACCATACAATTGGCTTTGCGACGTGGCACAGAGCGTTCGGGTTCGTCGGTGCCGCCGATTTTAAATCGAATGCAAACATTCGAAAATCCTCCGACATATAATCGGACAAACAAGTTTACTAAAGCCTTTCAGGCCCTAATCGATGCCTATGGAGTGGCCAGCTATCGCGAAATGAATCCTGCTCCTTACACGATTATAACATTTCCCTTCCTGTTCGCTGTGATGTTTGGCGATTTGGGTCATGGTGCTCTAATGGCTCTCTTTGGCTTGTGGATGATACGCAAGGAGAAAGGATTGGCCGCCCAGAAGACGGATAACGAGATTTGGAACATTTTCTTTGGTGGTCGTTACATTATCTTTTTAATGGGCGCCTTCTCCATGTACACTGGTCTCATCTACAACGACATCTTCTCGAAATCTTTAAACATATTTGGATCCCATTGGCGTTTATCTTACAACACATCGACTGTAATGGAAAATAAGTTACTTCAATTGAATCCGAATTCAACTGACTATGTGGGAGATCCTTATCCATTTGGCTTGGATCCCATTTGGCAAGTGGCTACATccaataaaataattttccaCAATGGTTACAAAATGAAGATTTCGATTATTTTTGGTGTCATACACATGATCTTTGGCGTCATTATGAGCTGGCATAATCATACCTATTTCCGTAATCGTCTGTCGCTGATCTATGAGTTCATTCCCCAGCTTGTGTTCCTGGTTCTGCTCTTCTTCTACTTGGTGCTCTTGATGTTTATTAAATGGAATCGATATGCTGCCACAAATCCCA TGCCCTATTCGGAATCGTGTGCTCCATCAATTTTAATCACCTTCATTGATATGGTTCTGTTTAATACTCCAAAAACGCCGCCAACGGGCTGTGAGGTTTATATGTTCTGGGGCCAATCTTTCATTCAGACAGTATTTGTTCTAGTTGCTCTCGCTTGCATTCCTGTCATGCTGTTGGGCAAACCATGGAAAATCATGCAAGCCCGCAAATTGGCCAAC GTTCAACCCATAGCTGGAGCTACATCTGATGCGGAAATTGGTGGTAATTCTAATGGTGGTTCCCACGGAGGGGCTGGTGCTGGTGGTCATCATGATGAGGAGGAAATGTCCGAGATATTCATACATCAGGGCATACATACCATTGAGTATGTGCTTGGTTCTGTTTCGCATACCGCCTCATATTTACGATTGTGGGCTCTGTCATTGGCTCATGCAC AGCTTGCCGAAGTCCTGTGGACCATGGTATTATCCATTGGACTCAAACAAGAGGGCTGGCTTGGCGGTGTTATTTTGACCTTCGTTTTTGCTTTCTGGGCTGTTTTAACTGTTGGCATTTTGGTGCTAATGGAAGGTCTATCTGCCTTCTTGCACACTTTGCGTTTGCACTG GGTTGAGTTCCAGAGTAAATTCTACATGGGCCAGGGTTATGCCTTTTTGCCGTTCTCATTCGATGCCATCATCGAGAATGGAGGAGCTTCTTCTAGCGAGGCTGAATAA
- the LOC6648199 gene encoding V-type proton ATPase 116 kDa subunit a1 isoform X8 has translation MGSLFRSEEMALCQLFLQSEAAYACVSELGELGLVQFRDLNPDVNAFQRKFVNEVRRCDEMERKLRYLEKEIKKDGIPMLDTGESPEAPQPREMIDLEATFEKLENELREVNQNAEALKRNFLELTELKHILRKTQVFFDEMADNQNEDEQAQLLGEEGVRASQPGQNLKLGFVAGVILRERLPAFERMLWRACRGNVFLRQAMIETPLEDPTNGDQVHKSVFIIFFQGDQLKTRVKKICEGFRATLYPCPEAPADRREMAMGVMTRIEDLNTVLGQTQDHRHRVLVAAAKNLKNWFVKVRKIKAIYHTLNLFNLDVTQKCLIAECWVPLLDIETIQLALRRGTERSGSSVPPILNRMQTFENPPTYNRTNKFTKAFQALIDAYGVASYREMNPAPYTIITFPFLFAVMFGDLGHGALMALFGLWMIRKEKGLAAQKTDNEIWNIFFGGRYIIFLMGAFSMYTGLIYNDIFSKSLNIFGSHWRLSYNTSTVMENKLLQLNPNSTDYVGDPYPFGLDPIWQVATSNKIIFHNGYKMKISIIFGVIHMIFGVIMSWHNHTYFRNRLSLIYEFIPQLVFLVLLFFYLVLLMFIKWNRYAATNPMPYSESCAPSILITFIDMVLFNTPKTPPTGCEVYMFWGQSFIQTVFVLVALACIPVMLLGKPWKIMQARKLANVQPIAGATSDAEIGGNSNGGSHGGAGAGGHHDEEEMSEIFIHQGIHTIEYVLGSVSHTASYLRLWALSLAHAQLAEVLWTMVLSIGLKQEGWLGGVILTFVFAFWAVLTVGILVLMEGLSAFLHTLRLHWVEFQSKFYMGQGYAFLPFSFDAIIENGGASSSEAE, from the exons ATGGGATCGTTATTCCGCAGCGAGGAGATGGCCTTGTGCCAGCTCTTCCTACAGAGCGAGGCGGCCTATGCTTGTGTCTCTGAGCTAGGCGAGTTGGGTTTAGTGCAGTTCCGCGAT CTAAATCCCGATGTGAATGCCTTTCAGCGTAAATTTGTGAATGAAGTGCGACGTTGCGATGAGATGGAACGCAAATTGCGTTATTTGGAGAAGGAGATCAAAAAGGATGGCATACCCATGCTGGATACTGGCGAAAGTCCTGAAGCCCCGCAGCCACGTGAAATGATCGATTTGGAA GCCACGTTTGAGAAACTCGAGAACGAGCTGAGGGAAGTTAATCAGAATGCTGAAGCCCTGAAACGTAACTTTCTGGAGTTGACCGAACTGAAGCATATTTTGCGGAAGACGCAAGTTTTCTTTGATGAG ATGGCCGACAACCAGAACGAGGATGAGCAAGCTCAGCTGTTGGGCGAGGAGGGTGTACGTGCCAGTCAGCCGGGCCAAAATTTAAAACTTGg TTTTGTGGCTGGCGTTATTTTGCGCGAGAGATTACCCGCCTTTGAACGGATGCTGTGGCGTGCCTGCCGTGGCAATGTGTTCCTGCGTCAGGCTATGATCGAAACCCCCTTGGAGGATCCCACCAAT GGCGATCAGGTGCACAAGTCAGTGTTCATTATCTTCTTTCAAGGCGATCAGTTAAAGACACGCGTTAAGAAGATTTGTGAGGGTTTCCGGGCTACTTTATATCCTTGCCCTGAGGCTCCTGCCGATCGTCGTGAAATGGCTATGGGTGTAATGACTCGTATTGAGGATTTGAATACGGTTTTGGGCCAAACCCAAGATCATCGCCATCGAGTGTTGGTAGCTGCTGCTAAGAACCTTAAGAATTGGTTTGTTAAGGTCCGCAAAATCAAGGCCATCTACCATACATTGAATCTCTTCAATTTGGATGTGACACAGAAGTGTTTGATTGCCGAATGTTGGGTGCCCTTGTTGGACATAGAGACCATACAATTGGCTTTGCGACGTGGCACAGAGCGTTCGGGTTCGTCGGTGCCGCCGATTTTAAATCGAATGCAAACATTCGAAAATCCTCCGACATATAATCGGACAAACAAGTTTACTAAAGCCTTTCAGGCCCTAATCGATGCCTATGGAGTGGCCAGCTATCGCGAAATGAATCCTGCTCCTTACACGATTATAACATTTCCCTTCCTGTTCGCTGTGATGTTTGGCGATTTGGGTCATGGTGCTCTAATGGCTCTCTTTGGCTTGTGGATGATACGCAAGGAGAAAGGATTGGCCGCCCAGAAGACGGATAACGAGATTTGGAACATTTTCTTTGGTGGTCGTTACATTATCTTTTTAATGGGCGCCTTCTCCATGTACACTGGTCTCATCTACAACGACATCTTCTCGAAATCTTTAAACATATTTGGATCCCATTGGCGTTTATCTTACAACACATCGACTGTAATGGAAAATAAGTTACTTCAATTGAATCCGAATTCAACTGACTATGTGGGAGATCCTTATCCATTTGGCTTGGATCCCATTTGGCAAGTGGCTACATccaataaaataattttccaCAATGGTTACAAAATGAAGATTTCGATTATTTTTGGTGTCATACACATGATCTTTGGCGTCATTATGAGCTGGCATAATCATACCTATTTCCGTAATCGTCTGTCGCTGATCTATGAGTTCATTCCCCAGCTTGTGTTCCTGGTTCTGCTCTTCTTCTACTTGGTGCTCTTGATGTTTATTAAATGGAATCGATATGCTGCCACAAATCCCA TGCCCTATTCGGAATCGTGTGCTCCATCAATTTTAATCACCTTCATTGATATGGTTCTGTTTAATACTCCAAAAACGCCGCCAACGGGCTGTGAGGTTTATATGTTCTGGGGCCAATCTTTCATTCAGACAGTATTTGTTCTAGTTGCTCTCGCTTGCATTCCTGTCATGCTGTTGGGCAAACCATGGAAAATCATGCAAGCCCGCAAATTGGCCAAC GTTCAACCCATAGCTGGAGCTACATCTGATGCGGAAATTGGTGGTAATTCTAATGGTGGTTCCCACGGAGGGGCTGGTGCTGGTGGTCATCATGATGAGGAGGAAATGTCCGAGATATTCATACATCAGGGCATACATACCATTGAGTATGTGCTTGGTTCTGTTTCGCATACCGCCTCATATTTACGATTGTGGGCTCTGTCATTGGCTCATGCAC AGCTTGCCGAAGTCCTGTGGACCATGGTATTATCCATTGGACTCAAACAAGAGGGCTGGCTTGGCGGTGTTATTTTGACCTTCGTTTTTGCTTTCTGGGCTGTTTTAACTGTTGGCATTTTGGTGCTAATGGAAGGTCTATCTGCCTTCTTGCACACTTTGCGTTTGCACTG GGTTGAGTTCCAGAGTAAATTCTACATGGGCCAGGGTTATGCCTTTTTGCCGTTCTCATTCGATGCCATCATCGAGAATGGAGGAGCTTCTTCTAGCGAGGCTGAATAA